The following coding sequences lie in one Pseudoxanthomonas sp. SE1 genomic window:
- a CDS encoding lamin tail domain-containing protein: MLASFALLFAASSAQAQVVISQVYGGGGNSGATLKNDFIELRNNGPTAVDLTGWSVQYASSTGTTWNGRTNLSGSIPAGGFYLIQQAQGAGGTVDLPTPDAVGTIAMAGTAGKVALSRSTTALTGACPTADANVADFVGFGSAANCFEGSAPTGTLSNTTAALRGGDGSIDTNNNGADFAVGAPNPRNSGAEPPEPPDPPLALTIAQIQGNGLLSPHDGKRVVTEGIVTALKFNNGFFLQAANDDGDPATSDAVFVFTSSAPPATAAVGNRVRVTGTVEEYTPSSNPHQLAITEIVTPTVEVLETGVALPAAIELTAAELGPDALPGTLERVEGMRVSVAQSVAIAPSGGSLDENDALSFSDGVFHVALPGVARPFREPGIAVMDAITLPAGKNPPRFDTNQERLMVRSRGQVGAQPLSVDTGAEVAGLLGVLDYFAGTWALLPDVATPPTVSGGHLPEAVNDASYDEVTVGSFNLLRLFDEVNDSNGAVTLTPEALDKRLAKAALAICDYLKTPDILGAVEVENVRVLQLLSERIDATCAARPGYVPYLQPGNDVGGINVGFLVSSRLTADGVARVEVLDVAQFGKETTIANPNGTTSLLNDRPPLRLRARVHQDAASSYPLTVIVNHLRSLNDINDTLPGSSGWATGGERVRVKRGAQAVYLAQLVQEMQQANPDEKIVLVGDFNAFEFNDGYVDVMGILKGEAAPEDQVLTYMPSPLSVPLIDGSQLIADPAHRYSYVFEGNAQTLDHVLVNESLVMDAALRVDHARINADFGVDNFGDATLAVRSSDHDPVRLSIRVPSFARADLSATVSADRATASVGETVRYTATVRNAGPGAASPAAFAFVFSAELSPSLTTLPAGWSCDAAEVTAGTTRVACTTSSLAMGAEATFAIDAIVPASAAGTTLGLGVSANSTVLDPANGDNTASVSVAVAALPQTRADLSVRLLGAALPLRRGTIATLLVPVRNAGPDAAEQVTVRLTSNVEARYAAVAAPSGWSCTRVQDTTEGAAADCTRRGAMARGVQTLAFALVVPGKPKRGTELEFDATVSSTTTDPNPANNHDRLVQRIR, translated from the coding sequence GTGTTAGCGTCTTTCGCCTTGCTGTTCGCCGCTTCGTCGGCGCAGGCACAGGTGGTCATCAGCCAGGTCTACGGCGGCGGCGGCAACAGCGGCGCCACGCTGAAGAACGACTTCATCGAGCTGCGCAACAACGGACCCACTGCGGTCGACCTGACCGGCTGGAGCGTCCAGTACGCCTCCTCCACCGGCACCACCTGGAATGGCCGCACCAACCTCAGCGGCAGCATCCCGGCCGGCGGCTTCTACCTGATCCAGCAGGCGCAGGGCGCCGGCGGCACGGTGGACCTGCCCACGCCGGATGCTGTCGGCACCATCGCCATGGCCGGCACCGCCGGCAAGGTGGCCCTGAGCCGCAGCACCACGGCACTGACCGGCGCGTGCCCGACCGCAGATGCCAACGTGGCCGACTTCGTCGGCTTCGGCAGCGCGGCCAACTGCTTCGAAGGCAGCGCGCCGACCGGCACGCTCAGCAACACCACCGCCGCGCTGCGCGGTGGCGATGGCAGCATCGACACCAACAACAACGGCGCCGACTTCGCCGTCGGTGCGCCCAATCCGCGGAACAGCGGTGCCGAGCCGCCGGAACCGCCGGACCCGCCGCTGGCGCTGACCATCGCGCAGATCCAGGGCAATGGCCTGCTGTCGCCGCACGACGGCAAGCGCGTGGTGACAGAAGGCATCGTCACTGCGCTGAAGTTCAACAACGGCTTCTTCCTGCAGGCCGCCAACGACGACGGCGACCCGGCCACCTCCGACGCCGTGTTCGTCTTCACCAGCAGCGCACCGCCCGCCACCGCCGCGGTCGGCAACCGCGTCCGCGTGACCGGCACGGTCGAGGAATACACCCCCTCGTCCAATCCGCACCAGCTGGCCATCACCGAAATCGTCACGCCGACGGTCGAAGTGCTGGAGACCGGCGTCGCCCTGCCCGCCGCGATCGAACTGACCGCAGCCGAGCTCGGCCCCGACGCCCTGCCCGGCACGCTGGAGCGCGTGGAAGGCATGCGCGTCAGCGTGGCGCAGTCGGTGGCGATCGCCCCGTCCGGCGGCAGCCTGGACGAGAACGACGCGCTGTCCTTCAGCGACGGCGTGTTCCACGTCGCCCTGCCCGGCGTGGCGCGTCCGTTCCGCGAACCCGGCATCGCCGTGATGGATGCCATCACCCTGCCGGCCGGCAAGAATCCGCCACGCTTCGACACCAACCAGGAACGCCTGATGGTGCGCAGCCGCGGCCAGGTCGGCGCGCAGCCGCTGTCGGTCGACACCGGGGCGGAGGTCGCCGGCCTGCTCGGCGTGCTGGACTACTTCGCCGGCACCTGGGCGCTGCTGCCCGACGTGGCCACGCCGCCTACCGTCAGCGGTGGGCACCTGCCGGAAGCCGTCAACGACGCGAGCTACGACGAAGTCACCGTCGGCAGCTTCAACCTGCTGCGCCTGTTCGACGAGGTCAACGACAGCAACGGCGCGGTGACGCTGACGCCGGAAGCGCTGGACAAGCGCCTGGCCAAGGCGGCGCTGGCGATCTGCGACTACCTGAAGACCCCGGACATCCTGGGCGCGGTGGAAGTGGAGAACGTCCGCGTGCTGCAGCTGCTGTCCGAGCGCATCGACGCCACCTGCGCCGCGCGCCCGGGCTACGTGCCGTACCTGCAGCCGGGCAACGACGTGGGCGGCATCAACGTCGGCTTCCTGGTCAGCTCGCGCCTGACCGCCGACGGCGTGGCCCGCGTCGAGGTGCTGGACGTGGCGCAGTTCGGCAAGGAGACCACCATCGCCAACCCGAACGGCACCACCAGCCTGCTCAACGACCGTCCGCCGCTGCGCCTGCGCGCCCGCGTGCACCAGGACGCCGCGTCGAGCTATCCGCTGACGGTGATCGTCAACCACCTGCGTTCGCTCAACGACATCAACGACACCCTGCCCGGCAGCAGCGGCTGGGCCACCGGCGGCGAACGCGTGCGGGTGAAGCGCGGCGCGCAGGCGGTCTACCTGGCCCAACTGGTGCAGGAAATGCAGCAGGCGAACCCCGACGAGAAGATCGTGCTGGTCGGCGACTTCAACGCCTTCGAGTTCAACGACGGCTACGTCGACGTGATGGGCATCCTCAAGGGCGAAGCCGCACCGGAAGACCAGGTGCTGACGTACATGCCCAGCCCGCTGAGCGTGCCGCTGATCGACGGATCGCAGCTGATCGCCGATCCGGCGCACCGCTACTCGTACGTCTTCGAGGGCAATGCGCAGACGTTGGACCACGTGCTGGTCAACGAATCGCTGGTGATGGACGCCGCGCTGCGCGTGGACCACGCGCGGATCAACGCGGACTTCGGCGTGGACAACTTCGGCGACGCCACGCTGGCCGTGCGCTCGTCCGACCACGATCCCGTGCGCCTGAGCATCCGCGTGCCGTCCTTCGCCCGCGCCGACCTGTCGGCCACAGTGTCGGCCGACCGGGCCACCGCCAGCGTCGGCGAGACCGTGCGCTACACCGCCACCGTCCGCAACGCCGGCCCGGGCGCGGCATCGCCGGCGGCGTTCGCCTTCGTGTTCTCGGCCGAACTGTCGCCGTCGTTGACCACGCTGCCGGCCGGCTGGAGCTGCGACGCAGCCGAGGTGACTGCCGGCACCACCCGCGTGGCCTGCACCACGTCGTCGCTGGCGATGGGTGCCGAAGCGACGTTCGCGATCGACGCCATCGTGCCGGCCAGCGCCGCGGGCACCACGCTCGGCCTGGGCGTGTCGGCCAACTCGACCGTGCTCGATCCGGCCAACGGCGACAACACCGCGTCCGTCTCGGTCGCTGTGGCTGCGCTGCCGCAGACCCGCGCCGACCTGTCGGTGCGGCTGCTGGGCGCTGCCCTGCCGCTGCGTCGCGGCACCATCGCCACGCTGCTGGTGCCGGTGCGCAACGCCGGTCCGGATGCGGCCGAGCAGGTCACCGTGCGCCTGACAAGCAACGTGGAAGCCCGCTACGCCGCCGTGGCCGCCCCCAGCGGCTGGAGCTGCACGCGCGTGCAGGACACCACCGAAGGCGCCGCCGCCGATTGCACCCGTCGTGGCGCCATGGCGCGCGGCGTGCAGACGCTGGCGTTCGCGCTGGTGGTGCCCGGCAAGCCCAAGCGCGGTACCGAACTGGAGTTCGACGCCACCGTCAGCAGCACGACGACGGACCCGAACCCCGCCAACAACCACGACCGGCTGGTCCAGCGCATCCGCTGA
- a CDS encoding tryptophan 2,3-dioxygenase family protein translates to MAVEKNERPLEAGIHTDLSGRMSYGGYLQLDRLLSAQHPVSDPQHHDEMLFIVQHQVSELWMKLMIHELQAAIGFLQRDQVWQCRKVMARAKQVLRQLTEQWSVLETLTPSEYMGFRDLLGPSSGFQSLQYRTIEFLLGNKNAAMLKVFAHDPEGHAGLETVLDAPSLYDEFLMYLARWGHAIPAQHLQRDWRQSHAADAALLPVFEAIYEDTDRYWREYSLCEDLVDLESQFQLWRFRHMRTVMRIIGFKRGTGGSSGVGFLRQALELTFFPELFDVRTSIGPGR, encoded by the coding sequence ATGGCCGTAGAAAAGAACGAGCGCCCGCTGGAAGCAGGCATCCACACCGACCTCTCGGGCCGGATGAGCTACGGCGGCTACCTGCAGCTGGACCGCCTGCTGTCGGCGCAGCACCCGGTTTCCGACCCGCAGCACCACGACGAGATGCTGTTCATCGTGCAGCACCAGGTCTCGGAGCTGTGGATGAAGCTGATGATCCACGAGCTGCAGGCGGCCATCGGCTTCCTCCAGCGCGACCAGGTCTGGCAGTGCCGCAAGGTGATGGCGCGCGCCAAGCAGGTGCTGCGCCAGCTGACCGAGCAGTGGTCGGTGCTGGAGACGCTGACCCCGTCCGAGTACATGGGCTTCCGCGATCTGCTGGGCCCGTCGTCGGGCTTCCAGTCGTTGCAGTACCGCACCATCGAGTTCCTGCTGGGCAACAAGAACGCGGCGATGCTGAAGGTGTTCGCGCACGATCCGGAAGGCCATGCCGGGCTGGAGACGGTGCTGGATGCGCCCAGCCTGTACGACGAGTTCCTGATGTACCTCGCGCGCTGGGGCCATGCGATCCCCGCCCAGCACCTGCAGCGGGACTGGCGCCAGTCGCACGCCGCCGACGCCGCCCTGCTGCCGGTGTTCGAGGCGATCTACGAAGACACCGACCGCTACTGGCGCGAGTACTCGCTGTGCGAGGACCTGGTGGACCTGGAAAGCCAGTTCCAGCTGTGGCGTTTCCGTCACATGCGCACGGTGATGCGGATCATCGGCTTCAAGCGCGGCACCGGCGGCTCCAGCGGCGTGGGCTTCCTTCGCCAGGCGCTGGAACTGACGTTCTTCCCGGAACTGTTCGATGTGCGGACCTCGATCGGTCCGGGTCGTTGA
- a CDS encoding oligopeptide:H+ symporter has product MSGAVESSTPERIPEFKQVLGHPRPLWMLFMSEFWERFAFYGIRWAMVLYIVAQFHGGDASGEKPASELYGAYLALVYAGAIFGGYVADKLIGFQRSILLGAIFMSAGLFLLALPSEAMFKLGLATIIVGNGLFKPIISTMVGKLYAQGDARRDSGFTIFYMGINIGALLAPIVTQYLAKKVFGIEDMPAYKVVFIAAGVGMLLSLVWFWFGRKQLEGIGLPAEHQTGLRNVSLVVLFGAVIGIPMFYALLTINANLLQAILMALFVIPAVMLVVEGLREGKVARDKVVAMLVIFVFNVLFWMFFEQAGSSFNFLADRIVDRNIGMEGFFQMFAGTSDFPVSWFQSVNSVAIIALAPVLAWLWVKMGKNNPIIPRKFGLGLIFNGLAFLLLMMALSGMVDANGKIPFWTLFMVYVIQSVGELCLSPIGLSMTTKLAPSRLAGMAMGCWFLSIAIGNNMAGIFAGKVSGEGGMTVQSAHAGYTFGFWALVGSGVLLFVIAPLIQKLMHGVK; this is encoded by the coding sequence ATGAGCGGAGCCGTCGAGTCATCAACGCCGGAACGGATACCGGAATTCAAGCAAGTCCTGGGGCATCCGCGTCCGCTGTGGATGCTGTTCATGTCCGAATTCTGGGAGCGCTTCGCGTTCTACGGCATCCGCTGGGCGATGGTGCTCTACATCGTGGCGCAGTTCCATGGTGGCGACGCCTCCGGTGAAAAGCCGGCCAGCGAGCTGTACGGTGCTTACCTGGCCCTGGTCTACGCGGGCGCCATCTTCGGCGGCTACGTGGCCGACAAGCTGATCGGCTTCCAGCGCTCCATCCTGCTCGGCGCGATCTTCATGTCGGCGGGCCTGTTCCTGCTGGCCCTGCCCAGCGAGGCGATGTTCAAGCTGGGCCTGGCCACGATCATCGTGGGCAACGGCCTGTTCAAGCCGATCATCTCCACCATGGTGGGCAAGCTGTACGCCCAGGGCGATGCGCGCCGCGACTCGGGGTTCACCATCTTCTACATGGGCATCAACATCGGTGCGCTGCTGGCGCCGATCGTCACCCAGTACCTGGCGAAGAAGGTGTTCGGCATCGAGGACATGCCCGCGTACAAGGTGGTCTTCATCGCGGCCGGCGTCGGCATGTTGCTGAGCCTTGTGTGGTTCTGGTTCGGCCGCAAGCAACTGGAAGGCATCGGTCTGCCGGCAGAGCACCAGACCGGCCTGCGCAATGTCAGCCTGGTCGTGCTCTTTGGTGCGGTGATCGGCATCCCGATGTTCTATGCGCTGCTGACGATCAACGCCAACCTGCTGCAGGCCATCCTGATGGCACTGTTCGTGATCCCGGCGGTAATGCTGGTGGTCGAGGGCCTGCGCGAGGGCAAGGTGGCGCGCGACAAGGTCGTCGCGATGCTGGTGATCTTCGTGTTCAACGTGCTGTTCTGGATGTTCTTCGAGCAGGCGGGCAGCTCGTTCAACTTCCTGGCCGACCGCATCGTCGACCGCAACATCGGCATGGAAGGCTTCTTCCAGATGTTCGCCGGCACCAGCGATTTCCCGGTCTCGTGGTTCCAGTCGGTCAACTCTGTGGCGATCATCGCGCTGGCGCCGGTACTGGCCTGGCTGTGGGTGAAGATGGGCAAGAACAACCCCATCATCCCGCGCAAGTTCGGCCTGGGCCTGATCTTCAACGGCCTGGCGTTCCTGCTGCTGATGATGGCGCTGTCGGGGATGGTGGATGCCAACGGCAAGATCCCGTTCTGGACGCTCTTCATGGTCTACGTGATCCAGTCGGTCGGCGAGCTCTGCCTGTCGCCCATCGGTCTGTCGATGACGACCAAGCTGGCACCGTCGCGCCTGGCCGGCATGGCGATGGGTTGCTGGTTCCTGTCCATCGCCATCGGCAACAACATGGCGGGCATCTTCGCCGGCAAGGTCAGCGGCGAAGGCGGCATGACCGTGCAGTCCGCGCACGCGGGGTACACGTTCGGTTTCTGGGCGCTGGTGGGTTCTGGCGTGCTGCTGTTCGTGATCGCGCCGCTGATCCAGAAGCTGATGCATGGCGTGAAGTGA
- a CDS encoding MarR family transcriptional regulator, which produces MSQPANPVVHADFDLDRLFSYRLSVLSNRISSAISREYHRRFGLAITEWRVMAVLGRFPGLSAGEVANRTAMDKVAVSRAVARLLERALIQREIHGDDRRRSVLALTDEGFRVYDEVAPMVIEYHQRMLEPLTDEERAMLDQLIDKLAGEGVKRIEG; this is translated from the coding sequence ATGAGCCAGCCCGCCAACCCCGTCGTCCACGCCGATTTCGACCTCGACCGCCTGTTTTCCTACCGGTTGAGCGTGCTGTCCAACCGGATCAGCAGCGCGATCTCCCGCGAATACCATCGCCGTTTCGGCCTGGCGATCACCGAATGGCGGGTGATGGCGGTGCTGGGGCGCTTCCCCGGCCTGTCGGCCGGCGAGGTCGCCAACCGTACCGCGATGGACAAGGTGGCGGTCAGCCGGGCGGTGGCCCGCCTGCTGGAGCGGGCGCTGATCCAGCGCGAGATCCACGGCGACGACCGTCGCCGCTCGGTGCTGGCGCTGACCGACGAAGGTTTCCGGGTTTACGACGAAGTTGCGCCGATGGTCATCGAATACCACCAGCGCATGCTGGAACCGCTGACCGACGAGGAGCGCGCGATGCTGGACCAGCTGATCGACAAGCTGGCCGGGGAAGGCGTCAAGCGCATCGAGGGCTGA
- the hppD gene encoding 4-hydroxyphenylpyruvate dioxygenase produces MNAQPNLGIQPTTFDNPMGIDGFEFVEFAAPQGQAHHLHDYFRKLGFVQVARHKTRAISTYRQGDCTFLINEDPDSFAARFAAEHGPSACGFAIRVRKLAEWARVQALKNGAESFDAADELTKAVAAPVIKGIGDCMLYIVDRYDDKGTIHDPDYEYLPGVDLLPKGFGLTFIDHLTHNLYHGNMAKWADYYERLFNFREIRYFDIKGAKTGLLSKAMTAPDGMVRIPLNESSDPKSQINEYLDAYKGEGIQHIACFTDDIYTTVEKMREAGVAFLDTPATYFEVIDQRIPDHGEDVARLAKNGILIDADVETKQRKLLQIFTQNALGPIFFEIIQRKGNEGFGEGNFQALFESIERDQMKRGVL; encoded by the coding sequence ATGAACGCACAACCCAACCTGGGTATCCAGCCCACGACGTTCGACAACCCGATGGGCATCGATGGTTTCGAGTTCGTCGAGTTCGCCGCGCCGCAGGGCCAGGCCCACCACCTGCACGACTACTTCCGCAAGCTCGGCTTCGTGCAGGTCGCGCGCCACAAGACACGCGCCATCAGCACCTATCGCCAGGGCGACTGCACCTTCCTGATCAACGAAGACCCGGATTCCTTCGCCGCGCGCTTCGCCGCCGAACACGGCCCCAGCGCCTGCGGCTTCGCGATCCGGGTCAGGAAGCTGGCCGAATGGGCGCGCGTGCAGGCGCTCAAGAACGGCGCCGAGTCGTTCGATGCCGCCGACGAACTCACCAAGGCGGTCGCCGCGCCGGTCATCAAGGGCATCGGCGACTGCATGCTCTACATCGTCGACCGCTACGACGACAAGGGCACCATCCACGATCCGGATTACGAATACCTGCCCGGTGTGGACCTGCTGCCGAAAGGTTTCGGCCTGACCTTCATCGACCATCTGACCCACAACCTGTACCACGGCAACATGGCCAAGTGGGCGGATTACTACGAGCGGCTGTTCAACTTCCGCGAGATCCGCTACTTCGACATCAAGGGTGCGAAGACCGGACTGCTCTCCAAGGCGATGACGGCGCCGGATGGCATGGTGCGTATCCCGCTCAACGAGTCCAGCGACCCGAAGTCGCAGATCAACGAGTACCTCGACGCCTACAAGGGCGAAGGCATCCAGCACATCGCCTGCTTCACCGACGACATCTACACCACGGTGGAAAAGATGCGTGAAGCCGGCGTCGCATTCCTCGACACGCCCGCGACCTATTTCGAGGTGATCGACCAGCGCATCCCGGACCACGGCGAGGATGTCGCGCGGCTGGCGAAGAACGGCATCCTGATCGACGCCGACGTGGAGACCAAGCAGCGCAAGCTGCTGCAGATCTTCACCCAGAACGCTTTGGGTCCGATCTTCTTCGAGATCATCCAGCGCAAGGGCAACGAAGGCTTCGGCGAAGGCAACTTCCAGGCGCTGTTCGAGAGCATCGAGCGGGACCAGATGAAGCGCGGGGTGCTGTAG
- a CDS encoding DUF559 domain-containing protein, translating into MTNRRRPPMATRSLERARELRGGSTDAERKLWSVLRGGNIDGLKFRRQHPIPPYTVDFCCLSADLVVEVDGSQHAEESDRARTRFLESKGFTVLRFWDNDVLMQIEAVVEAICRTVSPSPLTPTPLPSGEGL; encoded by the coding sequence ATGACGAACCGCCGCAGACCTCCCATGGCGACCCGATCCCTCGAGCGTGCGCGGGAACTGCGCGGCGGTTCGACGGATGCGGAGCGCAAGCTGTGGTCTGTCCTGCGTGGGGGCAACATCGACGGGCTGAAATTCCGCCGACAGCATCCCATCCCGCCCTACACGGTCGACTTCTGCTGCTTGTCGGCCGATCTGGTGGTTGAAGTCGACGGATCGCAACACGCGGAAGAATCCGATCGCGCGCGGACCCGGTTTCTTGAGTCGAAGGGTTTCACTGTCCTGCGCTTCTGGGACAACGACGTGCTGATGCAGATTGAAGCGGTGGTCGAGGCGATCTGCCGGACCGTCTCACCATCGCCCCTCACCCCAACCCCTCTCCCGTCGGGAGAGGGGCTTTAA
- the hmgA gene encoding homogentisate 1,2-dioxygenase, whose amino-acid sequence MKTSTDCGYMAGFANHFATEAIPGTLPEGRNSPQRVAHGLYAEQLSGTAFTAPRAENRRSWLYRIRPAAMHGPFVPYAQHHLHSDFSAGPVSPDQMRWSPLPMPETPTDFVDGLYTMAGNGAPDVMHGVGIHLYAANRSMQGRYFYDADGELLIVPQQGSLRIATEFGVIEVEPQQIAVIPRGVRFLVELPDGEARGYVCENFGAALRLPDLGPIGSNGLANPRDFETPVAAYEDVEGEFELIAKFQGHLWRADIGHSPLDVVGWHGNYAPYRYDLRRFNTIGSISYDHPDPSIFLVLTSPSDTPGVGNMDFVIFPPRWLVAQDTFRPPWFHRNIASEFMGLIHGVYDAKAEGFAPGGASLHNCMTGHGPDAATFEKASNADLSKPDVITGTMAFMFETRAVIRPTRQAVEAVHRQRDYQACWAGLRKHFAPKG is encoded by the coding sequence ATGAAGACCTCCACAGACTGCGGCTACATGGCCGGCTTCGCCAACCACTTCGCCACCGAAGCGATCCCCGGCACGTTGCCGGAGGGCCGCAACTCGCCGCAGCGCGTCGCGCACGGCCTGTACGCGGAACAGTTGAGCGGCACGGCCTTCACTGCGCCGCGCGCGGAGAACCGGCGCAGTTGGTTGTACCGCATCCGCCCGGCGGCGATGCATGGTCCGTTCGTGCCGTATGCGCAGCACCACCTGCACAGCGACTTCAGCGCCGGACCGGTGTCGCCGGACCAGATGCGCTGGTCGCCGCTGCCGATGCCGGAAACCCCGACCGATTTCGTCGATGGCCTGTACACGATGGCGGGCAACGGGGCGCCGGACGTGATGCATGGCGTCGGTATCCACCTGTACGCTGCCAACCGGTCGATGCAGGGCCGCTATTTCTACGATGCGGACGGGGAACTGCTGATCGTCCCGCAGCAGGGCAGCCTGCGCATTGCCACCGAGTTCGGCGTGATCGAGGTCGAACCGCAGCAGATCGCGGTGATCCCGCGCGGCGTGCGCTTCCTCGTTGAATTGCCCGATGGCGAGGCGCGCGGTTACGTGTGCGAGAACTTCGGCGCCGCGCTGCGCTTGCCCGACCTGGGTCCGATCGGTTCCAACGGGTTGGCCAATCCGCGCGATTTCGAGACGCCGGTGGCGGCGTACGAAGATGTCGAGGGCGAGTTCGAGCTCATCGCCAAGTTCCAGGGCCACCTGTGGCGTGCGGACATCGGCCACTCGCCGCTGGACGTGGTCGGCTGGCATGGCAACTACGCGCCGTACCGCTACGACCTGCGCCGCTTCAACACCATCGGTTCGATCAGCTACGACCATCCGGATCCGTCGATCTTCCTGGTGCTGACCTCGCCGAGCGATACGCCGGGCGTGGGCAACATGGATTTCGTGATCTTCCCGCCGCGCTGGCTGGTGGCGCAGGACACATTCCGTCCGCCGTGGTTCCACCGCAACATCGCCAGCGAGTTCATGGGCCTGATCCATGGCGTGTACGACGCCAAGGCCGAAGGCTTTGCGCCGGGTGGTGCGTCGCTGCACAACTGCATGACGGGCCACGGGCCGGATGCGGCCACGTTCGAGAAGGCATCGAACGCGGACCTGTCGAAGCCGGATGTCATCACCGGCACGATGGCTTTCATGTTCGAGACGCGCGCTGTGATCCGTCCCACGCGGCAGGCGGTCGAAGCCGTGCACCGCCAGCGCGACTACCAGGCGTGCTGGGCCGGCCTGCGCAAGCATTTCGCGCCGAAGGGTTGA
- a CDS encoding lectin, with product MKSLLLIVMVVTLLSACQRPEAPASAEAGPTTTATSTPMADAPAPAPAVDDTAAPAGPVSQASFLGYGDMKLGSTVDEARAAWGGELNGAPTEGTTCHYVWPKWISRPADFAFMMEEGRFVRYDVGTDKETAPGGGKVGMGVDELQKLYGGALKASPHKYTQGGQYLAMDAGDVAPTRLVFEADAAGKVTAWRVGLSPQVDYVEGCS from the coding sequence ATGAAGTCGTTGTTGCTGATCGTGATGGTGGTCACCCTGTTGTCCGCCTGCCAGCGCCCGGAGGCGCCCGCCTCCGCCGAGGCCGGACCGACCACGACGGCGACCAGCACGCCGATGGCCGATGCGCCAGCACCTGCTCCCGCGGTGGACGACACGGCGGCACCGGCCGGTCCGGTCAGCCAGGCGAGCTTCCTCGGCTATGGCGACATGAAGCTCGGCAGCACGGTCGATGAAGCGCGCGCCGCGTGGGGCGGCGAGCTCAACGGCGCTCCGACGGAGGGCACGACCTGCCACTACGTGTGGCCGAAGTGGATCAGTCGGCCCGCCGACTTCGCCTTCATGATGGAAGAAGGCAGGTTCGTGCGATACGACGTCGGCACCGACAAGGAAACCGCGCCGGGTGGTGGCAAGGTCGGCATGGGCGTCGATGAGCTGCAGAAGCTGTACGGCGGCGCGCTGAAGGCGTCGCCGCACAAGTACACGCAGGGTGGCCAGTACCTGGCGATGGATGCCGGTGACGTGGCGCCGACCCGGCTGGTGTTCGAGGCGGATGCGGCGGGCAAGGTCACCGCGTGGCGCGTGGGCCTGTCGCCGCAGGTCGATTACGTGGAAGGCTGCTCCTGA
- a CDS encoding calcium/sodium antiporter → MMEAWGYFVLGLVLLALGGDSIVKGASGLAQRFGASPFVAGLLLIAFGTSLPELAVNARAVWVGAQELALGNAVGSNIVNLGLTLGIAALVAPVVIRMRMLSPLLVLLGLASLALIVFGLDGVVSRVEGMVLLLGFAAVLAFLLARASREDARVRTDVEAFAVTHTVLWMNLLRFAVAAALLYYGARFVLQGAPMIGAQWGLSPLLTGLLPVAIGTALPEVAAAVMAARRGQGDMVAGHVIGSSLFNLLVVVGGMAAFRPMPLPASFVRLELPAAIAFVLVLYPMLRGDLRISRLEGGLLLAAFVGWVVLEVALLA, encoded by the coding sequence ATGATGGAAGCCTGGGGATACTTCGTGCTGGGGCTGGTGTTGCTGGCGCTCGGCGGCGATTCGATCGTCAAGGGTGCTTCGGGTCTGGCGCAGCGCTTCGGCGCGTCCCCCTTCGTCGCGGGCCTGCTGCTGATCGCCTTCGGCACGTCGCTGCCGGAACTGGCAGTCAACGCGCGTGCCGTGTGGGTGGGTGCGCAGGAACTCGCGCTCGGCAACGCGGTGGGCAGCAACATCGTCAACCTGGGCCTGACGCTGGGCATCGCGGCGCTGGTCGCGCCGGTCGTGATCCGGATGCGCATGCTGTCTCCACTGCTGGTGCTGCTGGGGCTGGCTTCTCTGGCGCTGATCGTGTTCGGCCTGGATGGCGTGGTCAGCCGGGTGGAGGGCATGGTGCTGCTGCTGGGCTTCGCCGCCGTACTGGCGTTCCTGCTGGCGCGTGCGTCGCGCGAGGATGCGCGGGTGCGTACCGACGTGGAGGCGTTCGCCGTCACGCACACCGTGCTGTGGATGAATCTGCTGCGCTTCGCGGTGGCCGCCGCGCTGCTGTACTACGGGGCCCGCTTCGTGCTGCAGGGAGCACCGATGATCGGTGCGCAGTGGGGTCTTTCGCCGTTGCTGACGGGCCTGCTGCCCGTGGCGATCGGCACGGCGCTGCCGGAAGTCGCCGCCGCCGTGATGGCCGCCAGGCGCGGGCAGGGCGACATGGTGGCCGGCCACGTCATCGGCTCCAGCCTGTTCAATCTGCTGGTCGTGGTCGGCGGCATGGCGGCGTTCCGTCCGATGCCCCTGCCCGCGTCGTTCGTGCGGCTCGAACTGCCGGCGGCCATCGCGTTCGTGCTGGTGCTGTACCCGATGTTGCGCGGGGACCTGCGCATCAGCCGCCTGGAGGGCGGGCTGCTGCTCGCCGCGTTCGTGGGCTGGGTGGTGCTGGAAGTCGCGTTGCTCGCCTGA